gaattattgaattaataaatattatttgattttttatcactgtgtacatctcattttgaactcctgttatgtgatgaagtctttgagattatttgattcgatataggaggatatatcatttagtccttaaatgaatttgcgatcaaatgatatgctattactaggatgatagacatatcaagtgtacatcgttgtgtgccatatgggataGTTAtcatcttaaccaaggagcgtggagacgttggtatggcatgcagataaaatataagagtatatttcactgaacgtgatcaatttcggagtactctgctatcaagaatcactccgaagggatataggtataagtgtccctccgacctgagatcactacgatgacttgcaagcaactcactatactttggtgtcgaactatctgaatttttaattcaacgatgaaagatttctggacatagtcaagtacttatgaagtcggtgtgtgagacaagataaaattgatccctccgaataagtaagagttaatgtgcttcaattcagtaaaaccttggccgggataatccatgtgatggattttaaaaattgaaatacaatgtggatgatcatatcaggattggcagttaaatcctaggtcacgttgagtatttaggtcaaagagataaattatatgataactatattcaaataggtttttGAGTATTgtttagcatacattcggcctatccggatgtcgggtatcattactagatagttactccgattggtacagaaattagtttctgtactaccagtttaggttcgaacctatgggatcatacatattagaagtttctctccaatcacTTGGCTAATCTAAAAAGTCCCAGtcaacggagactctggtgaagagtcccacttgacagggactctgctgaagagtcccattggatggggactctagagaagagtactaaacttgaactctatcattagtgaaagattaattagtaattagattattaattagcttaatttgattgagtattaaagtctggatcaagtctgattgaatttgattcaatcaggtcaagtctgattaggttatgagatgacctaatcggtaagggagaaatgatcctgatttgatcggatctatggctcaattaatttattaatttgatcaaatttaattaaaactataagagcctaattagattaaattcatcatattttatttgggtctaattggattgggtttgaaagaaatctaattggttaaaccctagagtcccaaatgagtaggactctatcccttgcgccacctaaattatctcatgccttttctcaccgcacaaaatcagtttgtatatgagaaaattaaaaaataatttttcttttattgcccattaaggatagaaattggttggttttgatttgaattcaaattagtttgaatttcaactaaaaatctaatccatatccttccacacgttggttgcttttgaaggggtctattgtgtacgaGAAAACGAGATCTTTCTAACAAATTTTTGTGTCTAATTTTCTCTAGTAAGTTTCTCTTTAAggtagataagggtgagaaaaagttggagtcgaattaaaatttaaaagagtttgaattgcaacaaaatccagtccttatcctgttttatctggtttgtacgacaaccataaaaaggctacaattttgtatgccaaaagaagAAAGCTCTTCACCacaagatatcagagagaaatagGATCAAAAACACTTCTTTGAGATGGGAGGATtggatgggtttccttcctccttggtgtgaacaaaagaggagatcattctcctcttgggtgagagacctaaaatTGTTTCAaatttttgggtgagagaaaaatcaaagagaagagagtcttcatctaaattttctccatcatccagtatccttctttgatccatcttcgacatcagaaaggtttgagatgatcgaagaagaaaatcaagtcagatctgccatcacaAGTCGATTGCGCGAGCCAGCACTCccgcggagggctgatcggtttgagggacttcgtgtggaccatccatagaggttggatgcttgtacggctgctcgacatcagtgagagcttcataccatgcttaccaatAGTAAAGATCATCAACTcgcgaaaagatgatgagttctaaactctaccgacataatctaaaggttagatcaaattcagggcatcgatgtgatcgatgcagttttttattttatttcagattttatatataaatttttgatgtcatagatccttaatggtagtttagatctaatttaagatatgtttagaagattaaaatatttaatcttttattattttattataaaattttaaaaatacatactttgaactactcATTTTTTCTTCACTTCCGACCTCAACTAGAACCAGCAGCAACAAATATATATGTATTTAACAAGAAATCTTAATATATGAAACAAATAGAGCCAAAGTATGACTCTGTTATAGCACACAAATCAATTAGTTGcctttaataatatattatcattttgaaaataagattttCACACCAATATCAAGGTTCCATAAGTTGTAGATGGCACTACACTAATTTATGGAAAGAGTGATAATTTCTTATCAGCATATAGTAAAAATGTTGTTGATGTAGAGTTTGTccgatattttataattttttgatggaGTTGATGTCTCATATATAGTTATAGTATGTAGTAAGTAGATATTTGTTACTGTGGTATATAATAAATTTGTGCCATTTATAAGTAAATACAAGTCCTTAAATTAAGTAAGTGGTTAGTGAAAGATCATGACCCTCTCTATGCGAGCTAGCATTTGATTTTAAAAGAAATACTAGAGGAGTATTGATTGTTTTATTAAGGCATGACAAGCAAATAAACCATAGCTTCCCAATATGCCTTGCATTTAACAATAGTAAGAAGTAACCTTCTACTAAAACATCTAATACAGGACTATATAAAAGTTGATAAAGAGCTCGCTCTAATATTTGAGCTTTTCTAGGAATTAGATCAAGtttttttatcaaaagataaatattaatagaaaattcataaatcattaaaaatctaaaaactattttaaatattattaaatcaTTTGAATTTATCTAAAGAATCATCAAGTTACATAATTTATTATCTTGATTATATCTaatgattttatcaaaaaataatggtTACTATTATTCATCATTtcaaatcataacaactaataatAAAAATAGGAGATTGCCTCTATGGTAGCACTATTTGCTCAAGAAGTAGGGATTCTAGTTTCGAATCTTGGATGGTTCATATTCAAGGTTAAAAAATAGGTAATAAGGATCATTGTTGCAAATTAGATGGTAGCCTTCTTCATTGGGAGAAGATTCTAAAGTTTTCTTAAAAGTGTTTCTTCATGTGTTTGATGGGTTGAccttaatatttttcatattatgaCAACTATTATATCACTTTGGCAACCATTATGAGTAGAAAGTCTCACTAAAGGATGATTAATTTCAAAAGTAgccattatttttattataataaaaaattaattctaaaaaggatcaattctttggggatattgatattttttgaaACATGATAAATTATCTAGCAGCAACGAAAGAAAAATCTTGACtacttctaaaaaattattttttagtacaaaaaaGTAGTATTTTTAACAATTTACAATAAGGAGAGTTGAAAATAACCACTTGTAAGTATTCTTTGTTTTATTCAATTGCATAAGATGTAAACTATTTCTTTGATGtaataagggatcttgcttaaaAATGTATAGTTGAGGTCAAATCAATAAGATCTTATTTATAATTCTTCAAAAATTGTATTATAACATATTCGAAACTTGGTTGGTGTATATTCAAGGTTTCAAAAAAAGAGAAGCTACTAAAAGCCATCATTGCAATTTGGTTTCTAACCTCTTGGTTATAGCCTCTTTCATTTGGAGaaggttttaatttttttttttaaaaagtgttTCCTCATGTGCTTAATGGGTTGGCATTGATAATTTTCATATTATGACTACCTTTATTCTTCATTGTGACTAATTATATGGATAACACTAAAAATGCTAATTTGAAGGCGCATACTTTGTGGGGGGCCGGGGGGGTGGGGGTGTTGTGTGCAAAGGAGATTTTTGGGTATATtgacatttttaaaaattatctaattttccAACATCAACAAAAATATCTTaactaaatctaaaaaattaaatttttagtaaagaaAGCAACAGTTGTGATAATTTGCAATTATGGAAAGCTGCAGATAACATGTAGGGACTACTTATTTTATAAGTTTCTTTAAGATACGAGCCATTAGTTTGATATGAAAAGAAAGGCTTGAAAATTCATAGTTGAAGTAACATTAATAAGAGTTTATTtgcaattttaaaaaataatattatattgcaTAGCCAAATCCTATGTGGTGCATATTTAACACTTGAGAAAAAATAACTAATGAAAATCATTATTACAAATTAGATTGTGGCCTTCAAATTGTAGCTTCCTTTATTTGATTTTGGCAATTTTCATATTATAACAACTATTTTTTCACTTTTGTGACAACCATCATGGCCACAAAAATCTAaataaaggatgaattatatggatagCAACCATTActttttttattatgtaaaatGATTAGTCCAAGAGGGATTGATTCTTTGGGGTATATTGATATTTTCTAAGACTTGATTGAATTTTTTAGCAACAACAAAAAACATCTAGACTATACTTAAGAAATCaattttttagtataaaaaaatatcttgacaTCTTTGAGATATTGCCATTTTTGAAACTTGACCAAACTGTCCAATAACATGAAAAAAATATGTTGACTGTATctgagaaattaatttttgaaaaaaaaaactagttATGATAATTTACAATGTGGAGTTACAAATAACAACCTGCATTCTTTGTTTTGCTAGGTTGTATGAGATGTGAGCTATTTGTTCGATAAATATGagataagaaaataattttgcaTAGTTGAAGTGAGGCCCATAAAagcttatttataatttttttaaaattatattataactGGATGAGCcctaaaactaaaatcaacatCATTTACCTAAACAAATGTTAGATCGGAAGATCCCATGCCATAAGGTTGTTCGAATAATTCAATATTTCCCCCCATTTCTTGAATGCTTACATATTTTATACGGTGTTGTAGATGCATACTTAAATGTCATTGTCTAAATTCCATGCAATCTAACCCTAGCTAGCCCATTAGCCTCCAATTCTGGCTAAAAACTTGTGAATCCTTTTGCCGTTAAGCTCCGATGGCACCACGTCGAGTGGTCGGTCGGATGCATCTTAGGATGTGAGCAGTCCTTTGTGGAAGGAAAACTTGCAAGAAAAATCTTTTTGCTGGGTTGTATCCGACGAAAGATTCTATGATGCGTAGGTCAGtcaaattttaaagaataaatcaAGGACGAAGAAAAATGGATGAAGGCGAGAGCACTAGCCTTTTCCAATGGGAGTTTGGGTCTTACTTGAGGCTTATCCCTTTTATATTAAAAGAGTGTTATAGGTTGTTACACTGGACAGTGGAAGACCGTCAATGCTTGGGAGATCACTATTTGATGGATCATTGGGATTTGTCCACTGTCTTATGATCTGGATTATTAGTTATGGGTGTCAGTTGTGGTTCGTGTGCATGATTTGAAAGTTGTCAGGAAATCCCAGCGGTTGTTTGGACGATCGAGTGGGTCGGAAACTTAGGTTGAAGGTTCCATCTGAGACCAATTGTAGGAGTCATCGGGTATTATCGGGTGGGTCCTGATCGCAAGCCCGATAAATGACCGAGGTGGAAATCTGTGGAGACCGATCTGGTAGTGCCATCCCATCTTGGGAGATGACTGACCTTATCGGGCCACCAAAAGATGCTCGGCTTCGTTTCAAGGAAGAGAGCATGGATCCAATAATGGATAATCCCCGTAACAGATCCCAACTCCTGCGCATGCAATCCAATTGAAGCCATATCTAACTTCTAGTTTAGCTTGATAAAGTCGGCCTTTCCTTCCACATGCTCCTCACCGATTTCCCGAGTCCAAACCCGTGCCCGTCCCGCGTGCTTCCGCGTTGACTCGGAGCAATTAGCCCTACACGATTGGACTCCATCTTGCCCACTCTAAACAAAGTAACGActattaaagtaaaaaattaagataaactaataaataactaaataaatagattaaaaaataaaaacagcaGCGGCGGCAGAGAGCGATGCGATAGAGATAGACAGAGCGAGCGAGGGATGATCCGCCCCTTCTCCCCCCTCACCGCCATGCCGTCCTCCTCCTCCGCCCCTTCCCCTAAGCCAAAGcgaaaccctaatcctaactcTAATTCTCCAAACCCTAATTCCGGCTCCCTTCCGCCGTGCAAGCACTCGCCGGCGGCCACCCTCGACCTCCTCATACTCCTCCTTGTCCTCTTCTCTTGCGCCTTTCTCATCATCTCTTCGCTCGCCCACCTCGTCCGCACCCTCTCCACCGTCCTCCCCCCACTCCTCCGCCCCCTCGCCGCCTCCTTCCACGATGCCCCCCTCCCCTACCTTGCCGCCATCATCGTTCTTCTCCTCATCGGCGCCACCGTCGCTGCGGCCGAGCTCTCCGGCGCCGCCCGGCCCTGGGATTGGCCCTTCTGGCCCCGCCGCCGCTGCGGCAATCCCCGCTGCCGTGGCCTCCGCAAGGCCCTGGAGTTCGACGTCCAGCTCCAGACCGAGGATGCCCTCCGCTCCCCACCTGACGCCGCCGCAGCCTCCATGTGGAAGGAGATCGACGGCCTCCCCTGGAAGGGAGGCCAGCAGGGGAACAACCCCGACTACGAGTGCCTCCGCGCCGAGCTCCGCCGGATGGCGCCCCCCAACGGCCGAGCTGTGCTGCTCTTCCGCTCGCGATGCGGGTGCCCTGTCGCCAAGCTTGAGGGTTGGGGCCCCAAGCGGAGCCGCCGCCAGAAAAAGTGAGCTCCTTTTTGTCCCCCATTTCCtccctctattttttcttttttttattctttttctgatCTTTGAACGAAGACAAAGAAATGCATTACGACGTTTCACTTTTAGCTAGCCTGACTTAGATCGCGATAGAATGTGCCATTGTTCCTTGGTTGTTGGTATCATGACCTCTGGGCGTGTTTGTTGTGACTGTGTATTTAGGGGTGGGTGTTTTCAATTTGGAAGACGATGATGGAATTTACGTAGAATCACACGGTATTAGGGATCAACTCCAACGGTAAGGAGGGggcttgaatttgattcaaagggGACTAACAGAAGGAAGGAGAAAGACCTTAACATACTCGATTATGCAAGTACTTTTAGTAAATTTGAACATGCTACTTATAATGGCAGACCTCATCGTCTGAGAACTGAAACCTAGGAATATAATATCTCATTTTCTGCTTCAGATGTTAATGGTTTGGAAGTCGTGTAAAAGTAATATCTGAACGCCATGAAAATGTCAGTGAGAAGTGGAAAAAAGTGTCAGATTTGGGAGCGCATGTTTATGTGTTTAAAGCTGTCCCTTATTCTGAGAAATTCGGGATTATATCATTAGTAGAGAAGATGTGAAACTAACCGGATGGAAGTTGACAATGGATTTGAAAATGTTAGAATTGACAATAAACATAATCTAACAT
The sequence above is a segment of the Elaeis guineensis isolate ETL-2024a chromosome 7, EG11, whole genome shotgun sequence genome. Coding sequences within it:
- the LOC105032491 gene encoding uncharacterized protein At5g19025 isoform X3; this encodes MIRPFSPLTAMPSSSSAPSPKPKRNPNPNSNSPNPNSGSLPPCKHSPAATLDLLILLLVLFSCAFLIISSLAHLVRTLSTVLPPLLRPLAASFHDAPLPYLAAIIVLLLIGATVAAAELSGAARPWDWPFWPRRRCGNPRCRGLRKALEFDVQLQTEDALRSPPDAAAASMWKEIDGLPWKGGQQGNNPDYECLRAELRRMAPPNGRAVLLFRSRCGCPVAKLEGWGPKRSRRQKKGMANLALEGGR
- the LOC105032491 gene encoding uncharacterized protein At5g19025 isoform X4; this translates as MIRPFSPLTAMPSSSSAPSPKPKRNPNPNSNSPNPNSGSLPPCKHSPAATLDLLILLLVLFSCAFLIISSLAHLVRTLSTVLPPLLRPLAASFHDAPLPYLAAIIVLLLIGATVAAAELSGAARPWDWPFWPRRRCGNPRCRGLRKALEFDVQLQTEDALRSPPDAAAASMWKEIDGLPWKGGQQGNNPDYECLRAELRRMAPPNGRAVLLFRSRCGCPVAKLEGWGPKRSRRQKNKESGR
- the LOC105032491 gene encoding uncharacterized protein At5g19025 isoform X1 yields the protein MIRPFSPLTAMPSSSSAPSPKPKRNPNPNSNSPNPNSGSLPPCKHSPAATLDLLILLLVLFSCAFLIISSLAHLVRTLSTVLPPLLRPLAASFHDAPLPYLAAIIVLLLIGATVAAAELSGAARPWDWPFWPRRRCGNPRCRGLRKALEFDVQLQTEDALRSPPDAAAASMWKEIDGLPWKGGQQGNNPDYECLRAELRRMAPPNGRAVLLFRSRCGCPVAKLEGWGPKRSRRQKKGCTGPFFVLKLQNLLIFVATHCLVQRLPRDSCIIENMQVFCFSCGFCNVGCAF
- the LOC105032491 gene encoding uncharacterized protein At5g19025 isoform X2, which gives rise to MIRPFSPLTAMPSSSSAPSPKPKRNPNPNSNSPNPNSGSLPPCKHSPAATLDLLILLLVLFSCAFLIISSLAHLVRTLSTVLPPLLRPLAASFHDAPLPYLAAIIVLLLIGATVAAAELSGAARPWDWPFWPRRRCGNPRCRGLRKALEFDVQLQTEDALRSPPDAAAASMWKEIDGLPWKGGQQGNNPDYECLRAELRRMAPPNGRAVLLFRSRCGCPVAKLEGWGPKRSRRQKNVFGTGAALDHSLY